The following coding sequences are from one Ornithorhynchus anatinus isolate Pmale09 chromosome 11, mOrnAna1.pri.v4, whole genome shotgun sequence window:
- the LOC100084089 gene encoding telethonin, translating into MAGLELSCQVSEENPGRGEAFWAQWQDLSLTTRPEEGCSLHEEDAQRRETYHRQGQCQVLEQRAPWMVMRLGLLGQGLQEYQLPYVRVLPLPIFKPAHLGGKETREETPTPVRGLLALETALGGHCPDRREMAEITKELPPVVPASRPGFTKPGAPHRSLSRSMSQEAQRG; encoded by the exons ATGGCCGGGCTGGAGCTGAGCTGCCAGGTGTCGGAGGAGAATCCAGGACGCGGGGAGGCCTTCTGGGCCCAGTGGCAGGATCTGAGCCTGACGACGCGCCCGGAAGAAGG GTGCTCTCTGCACGAGGAGGATGCCCAGCGGAGGGAGACGTACCACCGGCAGGGCCAATGCCAAGTGCTGGAGCAGCGGGCACCTTGGATGGTGATGCGGCTGGGCCTCTTGGGCCAGGGGCTGCAGGAGTACCAGCTGCCCTACGTGCGGGTTCTGCCCTTGCCCATCTTCAAGCCCGCTCACCTCGGGGGCAAGGAGACACGCGAGGAGACCCCGACGCCGGTCCGGGGGTTGCTGGCTTTGGAGACGGCGTTGGGCGGGCACTGCCCGGACCGCCGCGAGATGGCGGAGATCACCAAGGAGCTGCCCCCGGTGGTGCCCGCCAGCCGGCCCGGCTTCACCAAGCCCGGCGCCCCGCACCGCTCCCTGTCCCGCTCCATGTCCCAGGAGGCCCAGAGGGGCTGA